The Sphingomicrobium sp. genome has a window encoding:
- a CDS encoding serine hydrolase domain-containing protein translates to MHRKAAATIAIAIAMLEGTSAESRAAMAQPSSPSGEGAMDAACRAFRAAKASPQPVSQPSAPVMDAANLREFFRRADVFGFTGGVHLAQRGHPIYSQTFGYSDRARRTEMTADTIFDIGSVSKQFTAAAILRLEELGRLRTEDRISKYLDGVPPDKRNITIHQLLTHSAGLPHDVGNNQTHRTRDQAVAEIFGAPLESPPGAHHSYSNAGYALLAAIVEKASGESFEGFMRRELWLPAGLQRTGMVLGGLPHQSVAEGTMFDGPLPPNLYRTPDRDGPNWLVRGAGYMLSTLSDLARWMNALRQGRVLTDASRRKLFWPHVAEGKRRTSFYGYGWALFSNPDGSCRIAHDGSAGVHYDFLAFYPDLDATLVAFNTQERSPWRGFLPKAQNALAGLPLDIPRVGKNVRTSMSRVAGDYRLPTRERMPVRFQDGHLFIEVENAATLRAFSPWPMLPQADIADLPDRQALVDTLMNGIARGDYLPVLSRLQDRFSPEEEKAFWAKEWPQWLVAHGSYLGADLVGTVELEPGQRRTLALLRFSHGSVVVGIIHYPTGKIYIDWMPQHFQRFIYLAPQTDGTFLTWAPNTGRQVRVRFATDVMVVESSHAKLTARRSVTAVRKR, encoded by the coding sequence ATGCACCGGAAAGCTGCAGCAACGATCGCGATCGCGATCGCCATGCTCGAGGGGACGTCCGCCGAGTCGCGAGCCGCAATGGCCCAACCTTCGTCGCCGTCAGGCGAAGGGGCGATGGATGCCGCTTGTCGCGCATTCCGTGCAGCAAAGGCTTCGCCTCAGCCGGTCTCGCAGCCTTCCGCACCAGTGATGGACGCCGCAAATCTTCGGGAATTCTTTCGAAGGGCAGACGTGTTCGGCTTCACGGGCGGCGTTCATCTCGCCCAGCGAGGCCACCCCATCTATTCGCAGACCTTCGGCTATTCAGACCGCGCACGTCGAACTGAGATGACCGCCGACACGATTTTCGACATTGGATCAGTGTCGAAGCAGTTCACGGCGGCGGCGATCTTGAGATTGGAAGAACTGGGGCGTCTCAGGACGGAAGATCGCATATCGAAGTATTTGGACGGCGTACCCCCGGACAAGCGCAATATAACGATTCACCAGCTCCTTACCCACTCAGCTGGACTGCCGCACGACGTCGGCAACAATCAGACGCACCGGACTCGCGACCAGGCGGTTGCCGAAATCTTTGGAGCGCCATTGGAAAGCCCGCCAGGAGCCCACCACTCGTATAGCAATGCCGGCTATGCCCTCTTGGCGGCGATCGTTGAGAAAGCTTCTGGGGAGAGCTTCGAGGGATTCATGCGTCGCGAGCTGTGGCTTCCGGCCGGTTTGCAGCGGACGGGCATGGTTCTCGGTGGATTGCCCCACCAAAGTGTCGCCGAGGGCACTATGTTCGATGGGCCGCTGCCCCCGAATCTGTACCGCACACCGGATCGAGACGGACCGAATTGGCTGGTCCGTGGAGCCGGTTACATGTTGTCGACGCTGAGCGACTTGGCGCGCTGGATGAATGCTTTGCGCCAAGGTCGGGTGCTCACAGACGCCTCAAGGCGCAAGCTCTTCTGGCCGCATGTCGCCGAAGGTAAGCGGCGCACGTCGTTTTACGGATATGGCTGGGCCTTGTTCAGCAATCCAGATGGTTCATGCCGCATTGCGCACGATGGCTCGGCCGGGGTGCACTACGACTTCCTGGCCTTCTACCCGGATCTGGACGCGACGCTCGTCGCCTTCAACACGCAAGAACGGTCACCGTGGCGCGGCTTTCTGCCAAAGGCGCAGAACGCACTTGCCGGTCTGCCGCTCGACATACCTCGCGTCGGCAAAAACGTCCGGACGAGCATGTCACGAGTCGCTGGTGACTACCGCCTGCCGACAAGGGAGCGCATGCCTGTGCGCTTTCAAGATGGACATCTTTTTATCGAGGTCGAGAACGCGGCAACGCTGCGTGCCTTTTCCCCTTGGCCCATGTTGCCCCAGGCCGACATAGCCGATCTTCCCGACCGACAAGCCTTGGTCGACACGCTCATGAACGGAATAGCGCGGGGCGATTATCTGCCGGTGCTTTCCCGTTTGCAGGATCGCTTCTCCCCGGAGGAGGAGAAAGCTTTTTGGGCAAAAGAGTGGCCGCAATGGCTTGTGGCACACGGAAGTTACTTGGGAGCCGATCTGGTCGGAACGGTTGAACTTGAACCCGGTCAGCGCCGGACACTGGCGCTTCTTCGCTTTTCGCATGGATCTGTCGTCGTTGGGATCATCCACTACCCGACAGGCAAAATCTACATCGACTGGATGCCTCAGCACTTTCAGCGGTTTA
- a CDS encoding LytTR family DNA-binding domain-containing protein: MALSRSEPMEPNARFAAVLVTAVVLMSAITAGEGAVYRAASARPIEWPSLIGLRLLDWSTCALWVPFIYLIVIRTRFGRSFWLRTLPALFAATVAAAVLKYVIYVPLEGWVDPSRMRSVGDSLRSDFLAKLMFYWAVTGLLYAYAMATGELRLAAAPGNNSHGKPETRPVLMLRSSKRTELVAPPMVDWVCADENYCRVSVEGSTRLVRRTLASMEAELAPHGIVRVHRSILVNAERVARLESSNRELRLILSDGTSFQVGRKYRAAVRQMLALRHR; encoded by the coding sequence ATGGCTCTATCCCGTTCCGAACCAATGGAGCCGAACGCACGATTTGCCGCGGTCCTCGTGACGGCCGTCGTTCTCATGTCCGCGATTACCGCCGGCGAGGGCGCCGTCTACAGAGCAGCTTCCGCGCGCCCAATCGAATGGCCGTCACTGATCGGCTTGCGGCTGCTCGACTGGAGCACCTGCGCATTGTGGGTGCCATTCATCTATCTCATCGTGATCCGCACCCGGTTTGGACGCAGTTTCTGGCTCCGGACATTGCCGGCGCTATTTGCAGCAACAGTTGCCGCGGCAGTGCTCAAATATGTCATCTATGTACCTCTTGAAGGTTGGGTCGATCCATCGCGCATGCGGAGTGTCGGTGACTCGCTCCGATCGGATTTCCTGGCGAAGCTGATGTTCTATTGGGCCGTCACTGGCCTGCTTTACGCTTATGCGATGGCGACAGGGGAGTTGCGGCTCGCTGCGGCGCCGGGGAACAACAGCCACGGCAAACCGGAGACCCGCCCGGTCCTCATGCTCCGGTCGAGCAAAAGAACGGAACTTGTAGCGCCACCCATGGTCGACTGGGTGTGCGCCGACGAAAATTACTGCCGGGTCAGCGTTGAAGGCTCAACCCGCCTGGTCAGGCGTACCCTCGCTTCCATGGAGGCGGAGCTGGCACCGCATGGCATCGTAAGGGTCCACCGCTCGATCCTCGTCAATGCCGAGCGCGTCGCGCGCCTGGAATCATCCAACCGCGAGCTTCGATTGATCCTTTCCGATGGAACCAGTTTCCAGGTCGGCCGCAAGTACCGGGCAGCGGTCAGGCAGATGCTAGCCCTTCGTCACCGCTAG
- a CDS encoding BlaI/MecI/CopY family transcriptional regulator, producing MLSKLPPRERQIVDVLYERGPMLVADICEALPDQLSGSAVRAMLKRLEDKGYVQRSESERGFLYSPAVADTVAKKSALSEIVRVFFNGSPASAASALLGMSDQLKKNELDELEQMIARARQEKGGK from the coding sequence ATGCTCAGCAAGCTTCCTCCCCGTGAACGACAGATCGTCGACGTGCTTTACGAGCGCGGCCCGATGCTGGTCGCCGACATTTGCGAGGCCCTTCCCGACCAGCTGAGCGGCTCGGCCGTCCGCGCGATGCTTAAGCGCCTGGAAGATAAGGGCTATGTTCAGCGCAGCGAATCGGAGCGCGGCTTCCTCTACAGCCCTGCTGTGGCGGATACGGTCGCCAAGAAGTCGGCGTTGAGCGAAATCGTTCGCGTCTTCTTCAACGGTTCGCCGGCGAGCGCCGCGTCCGCCCTGCTCGGCATGTCGGACCAGCTCAAGAAGAATGAGCTCGACGAGCTCGAGCAGATGATTGCTCGCGCCCGCCAGGAAAAAGGGGGCAAGTAA
- a CDS encoding M56 family metallopeptidase: MSVLIAIALKSLLIAGGTLGLLAVMKKRSAAERSWVAHIGLLALVIMAIAPLVLPSWTVETPAIFASDPAPVSKEAAAPIIKEQIAAAVQAKVDANAAPVAAAASEPSISATAAAVALYAVPAAILLFITLLALGRLITLRARADVLVDGHWLSALARAQRRMGFKHGTALLTSNELASPISWGLMRPVILLNSRAVEASNEAEAIIAHELAHVAHVDWVKLLLARVATALFWFNPLVWMLAREAHQLREETADDTVLAANIPDTDYAQLLVGVARHECPGMLLGAHGVAPSKSSLARRVARVLDGKSVRGPVARSFALGVLVGAVLIATPLAALTVGPKSGGSTKLGKAVASDSPLAPYYPETEAEGLPTDLPSLITSGVSTSVQTALAAVNPNSTLTSGSGGVIETRAPSGATVRQANGMTVATAPSGATVTMYPPDQHGRRKVVARAPNGAVAVSYADDEDEIPGFSQHHEKKMERAIDRAISMKAVGVTSEYVAAMRASSPALRDLDAGEFVGMKAVGVTPQYVRDLVAAGIGDFDSDDLAGARAVGVDGAYVRAIRSAGLGDADLSDLTGARAVGVTVAYVREMRALGLGDLDLDDLTGARAVGVTADYIRQMRARGYDGDLSDYTSLRAVTGHFGRARPTPPAPPRPPNG, from the coding sequence ATGTCCGTCTTGATCGCGATTGCTTTGAAGTCGCTGCTGATTGCCGGCGGCACTCTTGGCCTGCTGGCCGTGATGAAGAAGCGTTCGGCGGCCGAACGCTCGTGGGTCGCCCACATCGGCCTCCTGGCTCTCGTGATCATGGCCATCGCGCCGCTCGTGCTGCCGAGCTGGACGGTGGAGACCCCCGCCATCTTCGCCAGCGATCCGGCTCCGGTCTCGAAAGAAGCGGCAGCGCCGATCATCAAGGAGCAGATTGCCGCCGCCGTGCAGGCGAAGGTCGACGCGAATGCAGCGCCGGTGGCCGCCGCAGCGTCCGAACCGTCGATCAGCGCCACCGCTGCGGCGGTTGCGCTCTATGCGGTTCCGGCCGCGATCCTGCTTTTCATCACCCTGCTGGCGCTTGGCCGGCTCATCACGCTGCGCGCCCGTGCCGACGTGCTGGTCGACGGCCATTGGTTGAGCGCCCTCGCCCGCGCGCAGCGCCGCATGGGCTTCAAGCACGGCACGGCCTTGCTGACCAGCAACGAGCTCGCTTCGCCGATCAGCTGGGGCCTGATGCGCCCGGTGATCCTGCTCAACAGCCGGGCCGTCGAAGCCTCGAATGAAGCGGAAGCCATCATCGCCCACGAACTTGCGCACGTCGCTCATGTCGATTGGGTGAAGCTGCTGCTGGCCCGCGTCGCCACGGCGCTTTTCTGGTTCAACCCGCTCGTTTGGATGCTTGCCCGCGAGGCGCACCAGCTGCGCGAAGAAACGGCCGACGACACCGTGCTCGCCGCCAATATCCCGGACACGGACTATGCTCAGCTGCTGGTCGGGGTTGCCCGCCACGAATGCCCCGGCATGCTCCTGGGAGCGCATGGCGTCGCCCCGTCCAAGAGCTCGCTCGCCCGCCGCGTCGCTCGCGTCCTCGACGGCAAGTCGGTGCGTGGACCGGTCGCCCGCTCGTTCGCCCTTGGCGTGCTTGTCGGTGCGGTGCTGATCGCCACTCCCCTCGCCGCGCTCACCGTTGGCCCGAAGTCGGGCGGAAGCACCAAGCTCGGTAAGGCCGTAGCGTCGGATAGCCCCTTGGCACCCTATTATCCGGAGACGGAGGCGGAAGGGCTGCCGACCGACCTGCCGAGCCTGATCACGTCCGGCGTGTCGACGTCAGTGCAGACCGCACTGGCGGCAGTGAACCCGAACTCGACGCTCACCAGCGGTTCTGGCGGCGTGATCGAAACGCGCGCTCCGAGCGGAGCCACCGTGCGCCAGGCCAACGGAATGACCGTGGCGACGGCCCCGAGCGGCGCGACGGTGACGATGTACCCGCCCGACCAGCATGGCCGCCGCAAGGTCGTGGCGCGCGCACCGAATGGCGCGGTCGCAGTGTCCTATGCGGATGACGAAGACGAGATCCCCGGTTTTTCACAGCATCATGAGAAGAAGATGGAGAGAGCGATCGATCGCGCCATCTCGATGAAGGCTGTTGGCGTGACCTCCGAATATGTCGCCGCAATGCGCGCCAGCTCTCCTGCGCTCCGCGATCTAGATGCCGGCGAATTCGTCGGCATGAAAGCGGTCGGCGTGACGCCGCAATATGTCCGCGACCTCGTCGCTGCCGGGATCGGCGATTTCGACAGTGACGACCTCGCAGGTGCGCGTGCAGTCGGTGTCGACGGCGCCTATGTGCGCGCCATCCGGTCCGCGGGCCTGGGCGATGCGGATCTAAGCGACCTCACCGGCGCACGGGCGGTCGGTGTCACGGTCGCTTACGTCCGGGAAATGCGAGCGCTCGGTTTGGGTGATCTCGACCTCGACGACCTGACCGGAGCCCGGGCCGTCGGCGTCACTGCCGATTACATCCGGCAGATGCGCGCGCGCGGATATGACGGCGACCTCAGCGACTATACGTCACTAAGGGCGGTGACGGGTCACTTCGGGCGTGCGCGTCCGACGCCGCCCGCGCCGCCTCGGCCGCCGAACGGCTGA
- a CDS encoding acyl-CoA dehydrogenase: MGEPKLLPFDWQDPFDLSSQLTDEERLVRDTAEGYAQEKLLPRVTSAYLNERFDREIMSEMGELGLLGATIPGEYGGAGLGYVSYGLIGRAVERVDSGYRSAMSVQSSLVMYPIYAYGSEEQRMKYLPKLASGEWVGCFGLTEPDAGSDPAGMRTRAEKTDGGYRLTGTKMWITNSPIADVFVVWAKSDAHGGKIRGFVLEKGMAGLSAPAVKEKLSLRASITGEIVMDGVEVGEDALLPNVEGLKGPFGCLNRARYGIAWGSMGAAEACYAAARQYMLDRKQFGRPLAANQIPQLKLANMITEITLGLQAALRVGRRLEAGELVPETISLIKRNNVGKALDIARVARDMHGGNGISAEFHVIRHAANLETVNTYEGTHDVHALIMGRAITGLSAF; encoded by the coding sequence GTGGGTGAGCCCAAACTCCTGCCCTTCGATTGGCAGGATCCATTCGATCTCTCGTCGCAGCTGACCGACGAGGAGCGCCTCGTCCGCGACACTGCCGAAGGCTATGCGCAGGAGAAGCTCCTGCCGCGGGTCACCTCGGCCTATCTGAACGAGCGCTTCGACCGCGAAATCATGAGCGAGATGGGTGAGCTCGGCCTTCTCGGCGCGACGATCCCCGGGGAATATGGCGGCGCCGGGCTCGGCTATGTCAGTTACGGCCTGATCGGACGCGCCGTCGAGCGGGTCGACAGCGGCTACCGCTCCGCAATGTCGGTTCAGTCGAGCCTCGTGATGTATCCGATCTATGCCTACGGGTCGGAAGAGCAGCGGATGAAATATCTGCCGAAGCTCGCGAGCGGCGAATGGGTCGGCTGCTTCGGCCTGACCGAGCCGGACGCCGGCTCCGACCCCGCCGGCATGCGCACCCGCGCCGAAAAGACCGACGGGGGTTATCGCCTCACCGGCACCAAGATGTGGATCACCAACTCGCCGATCGCCGACGTGTTCGTGGTCTGGGCCAAGTCCGACGCGCACGGCGGCAAGATCCGCGGCTTCGTGCTCGAAAAGGGCATGGCTGGCCTCTCCGCGCCTGCAGTGAAGGAGAAGCTTTCGCTTCGCGCCTCGATCACCGGCGAAATCGTGATGGACGGGGTCGAGGTCGGCGAAGACGCGCTGCTCCCCAACGTCGAAGGCCTCAAGGGCCCGTTCGGCTGCCTTAACCGCGCGCGCTACGGCATCGCCTGGGGCTCGATGGGCGCGGCGGAGGCCTGCTACGCGGCGGCGCGTCAGTACATGCTCGATCGCAAGCAGTTCGGGCGGCCCCTCGCCGCCAACCAGATCCCGCAGCTCAAGCTTGCCAACATGATCACCGAGATCACGCTGGGCCTGCAGGCGGCGCTTCGCGTCGGCCGCCGGCTGGAAGCCGGAGAGCTGGTCCCGGAGACGATCAGCCTGATCAAGCGCAACAATGTCGGCAAGGCGCTCGATATCGCGCGCGTCGCGCGCGACATGCATGGCGGAAACGGCATCAGCGCCGAATTCCACGTCATCCGCCACGCCGCGAACCTCGAGACCGTGAACACCTATGAGGGCACGCACGACGTCCATGCGCTGATCATGGGACGGGCGATCACCGGGCTGAGCGCGTTCTAG
- a CDS encoding DUF2975 domain-containing protein — translation MRQLFAQIGLSGEGARALDPLLTAARVLLFVLLAGVILAMAFSVFGLVIYVIEHLRQLFTADERTVWDPVGTHLFGLGALSLVASSVLALLAMIGAVEKAEAFDEGNVGRIEKIAGNILGLQLLGLVAFWSGFPVRGDINGFDIAPRLSPGGVAIVLLLFILARVFRQGAAMREDLQGTV, via the coding sequence ATGAGGCAATTGTTCGCGCAGATCGGCCTGTCGGGCGAAGGGGCTCGCGCATTGGATCCGCTGCTCACGGCAGCGCGCGTGCTATTGTTCGTGCTGCTGGCCGGCGTGATCCTGGCGATGGCGTTCAGCGTCTTCGGCCTGGTCATCTATGTAATCGAGCACCTGCGACAGCTGTTCACCGCCGACGAGCGGACCGTCTGGGACCCCGTCGGCACGCACCTGTTCGGGCTTGGCGCGCTGAGCCTCGTCGCTTCGTCCGTTCTTGCGCTGCTGGCGATGATCGGTGCCGTGGAAAAGGCCGAAGCGTTCGACGAGGGCAATGTCGGCCGCATCGAGAAGATTGCCGGCAACATTCTTGGCCTGCAGCTGCTCGGCCTGGTCGCCTTCTGGTCCGGGTTCCCGGTCCGCGGCGACATCAACGGCTTCGACATCGCGCCACGGCTGTCGCCGGGCGGCGTTGCGATCGTCCTCCTGCTGTTCATCCTCGCCCGCGTGTTCCGCCAGGGTGCGGCGATGCGCGAAGACCTGCAGGGCACGGTTTGA
- a CDS encoding helix-turn-helix transcriptional regulator has translation MAVLITLDRQLEEAGMTLTELAERVDITLANLSILKTGKARAIRFSTLDAICRELDCQPGDIISYRP, from the coding sequence ATGGCGGTGCTGATCACGCTCGACCGACAATTGGAGGAGGCAGGCATGACGCTGACCGAACTTGCCGAGCGGGTCGATATCACGCTGGCCAACCTGTCGATCCTGAAAACCGGCAAGGCCCGCGCCATCCGCTTTTCGACTCTGGATGCGATCTGCCGGGAACTAGACTGCCAGCCTGGCGACATCATCAGCTATCGCCCGTAG
- a CDS encoding LemA family protein: protein MGLTGWIVLGVVVLVLLYIIATYNRLVRLRALVKEAFSGITVQLRRRADLIPNLVETVSDYATHEREVFEQVTKARAATVNAGSVEATAQADAQMTGLLGRLFAVAEAYPDLKANTNFLQLQDQLSSIEGELQGARRYYNATVRDLNASVQSFPPVLIARPLGFTEEPFYQDDDPAIQNAPKVAFPKPAA from the coding sequence ATGGGATTGACCGGTTGGATCGTGCTGGGCGTCGTCGTCCTGGTGCTTCTCTACATCATCGCAACCTACAATCGACTGGTGCGGCTCCGCGCGCTCGTGAAGGAGGCGTTCAGCGGCATCACCGTGCAGCTCCGCCGGCGGGCCGACCTGATCCCCAATCTCGTCGAAACCGTATCCGACTATGCCACGCATGAGCGCGAGGTCTTCGAGCAAGTCACCAAGGCGCGCGCGGCGACGGTGAACGCGGGCAGCGTCGAAGCCACTGCCCAGGCCGATGCCCAGATGACCGGGCTGCTCGGCCGGCTTTTCGCAGTCGCCGAGGCTTATCCTGACCTCAAGGCCAACACCAACTTCCTCCAGCTGCAGGACCAGCTGTCCAGCATCGAAGGCGAGCTGCAGGGCGCGCGGCGCTACTACAATGCCACCGTTCGCGACCTGAACGCGAGTGTGCAGAGCTTCCCGCCGGTGCTGATCGCCCGGCCGCTCGGCTTTACCGAAGAGCCATTCTACCAGGACGACGATCCAGCAATCCAGAACGCACCCAAGGTGGCCTTCCCCAAACCGGCTGCGTGA
- a CDS encoding DUF2207 domain-containing protein: MLRGWRAAFALLLLAASTGASAQERILRYLSDVAVQKDGALDVTETIDVRAENDRINHGIYRDFPTRYKGRNGSRIRVGFTFNGATLDGQPVPAETNAYGNGVRIKIGDPDTLVDVGEHRYVIRYRTTRQIGRFPQFDELYWNATGNGWEFPIEVAEGRLRLPSPVRFGQRAAYTGFQGSTATDAEVVEERPGEILFRTTVPLEAYEGLTVAAAFPKGVVAEPTSQSRFLDWLADNGPPIVGGLGLLGLFAFYYFAWQRVGRDPAAGTVVPIFSPPDSLSPAAVRYVTRMGSDNRTFAAALVDMGVRGHIKIVEDDGGWFGKDKRTIIRQVGGTDLTDDESAALGKLCQPGESIEMEQANHARFSSARTALEKVLKEKYEGKLFKKNWGWVFAGLLLFLASLWLVAAAIVAASGLDVRLVLVALGAAIVVALLLLWVQTATTTGKCFVGGVAFIFAGLAFITGGPVVFEALATGWLLPFVPTLLSLPVVISAFFWIDAPTKEGRGVLDRIAGFKQYLSITERERLNRMHPPEDTPELFERYLPYAIALSVENRWAARFASVLAAASTQGQQGFGWYSGSSNPWHDPNGFAESVGSSLSSTISSASTAPGSSSGSGGGGSSGGGGGGGGGGGW; the protein is encoded by the coding sequence GTGTTGAGAGGCTGGCGCGCCGCCTTCGCGCTCCTCCTGCTTGCAGCATCCACCGGCGCAAGCGCCCAGGAACGGATCCTCCGCTATCTCAGCGATGTTGCCGTGCAGAAGGACGGCGCGCTCGACGTTACGGAAACGATCGACGTCCGGGCTGAGAACGACCGCATCAACCATGGCATCTATCGGGATTTCCCGACCCGCTACAAAGGCCGCAACGGCAGCCGCATCCGCGTCGGCTTCACGTTCAACGGCGCGACGCTCGACGGGCAGCCGGTGCCTGCCGAAACCAACGCCTACGGGAATGGCGTCAGGATCAAGATCGGCGATCCGGACACATTGGTCGATGTCGGCGAGCACCGCTACGTCATCCGCTACCGAACGACGCGGCAGATCGGGCGCTTCCCGCAATTCGATGAGCTTTACTGGAACGCGACCGGCAATGGCTGGGAATTCCCGATCGAGGTCGCCGAGGGGCGGCTCCGCCTCCCCTCGCCTGTCCGGTTCGGTCAGCGCGCCGCCTACACGGGCTTTCAAGGGTCGACGGCCACGGACGCAGAGGTCGTTGAAGAGAGGCCCGGCGAGATCCTGTTCCGGACTACAGTGCCGCTCGAGGCCTATGAGGGCCTCACGGTTGCCGCCGCCTTCCCGAAGGGCGTTGTCGCCGAGCCCACATCGCAAAGCCGCTTCCTCGATTGGCTGGCCGATAACGGACCGCCGATCGTCGGAGGTCTCGGCCTGCTCGGCCTGTTCGCTTTCTATTATTTCGCTTGGCAGCGGGTGGGACGCGATCCCGCGGCTGGAACGGTCGTGCCGATCTTCTCGCCTCCAGACAGCTTGAGCCCGGCCGCGGTTCGCTACGTCACGAGGATGGGATCGGACAATCGCACCTTTGCCGCGGCGCTCGTCGACATGGGCGTGCGCGGCCACATCAAGATTGTCGAGGATGATGGCGGCTGGTTCGGCAAGGACAAGAGGACCATCATTCGGCAGGTCGGCGGCACCGACCTGACCGATGACGAAAGCGCTGCGCTCGGCAAGCTGTGCCAGCCCGGCGAATCGATCGAGATGGAGCAGGCGAACCACGCCCGTTTCTCCTCCGCCCGCACCGCTCTCGAGAAGGTGCTGAAGGAGAAATATGAGGGCAAGCTGTTCAAGAAGAATTGGGGCTGGGTCTTTGCCGGCTTGCTGCTGTTCCTTGCCAGCCTCTGGCTCGTTGCAGCCGCCATCGTTGCTGCGTCCGGGCTCGATGTGCGGTTAGTGTTGGTAGCCCTCGGTGCGGCGATCGTCGTCGCCTTGCTGCTCCTGTGGGTGCAAACTGCGACCACTACCGGCAAATGCTTCGTCGGCGGTGTCGCCTTCATCTTTGCCGGGCTGGCGTTCATTACAGGCGGCCCTGTCGTCTTCGAAGCGCTGGCGACGGGCTGGCTGCTGCCGTTCGTTCCCACCCTTCTTTCGCTGCCGGTCGTCATATCCGCATTCTTCTGGATCGACGCACCGACCAAGGAAGGCCGCGGCGTGCTCGACCGCATCGCCGGCTTCAAACAATATCTGTCCATTACCGAGCGCGAGCGGCTCAACCGCATGCATCCGCCGGAAGACACGCCCGAGCTGTTCGAGCGCTATTTGCCCTATGCGATTGCGCTCAGTGTCGAGAACCGCTGGGCTGCGCGTTTCGCGTCGGTCCTCGCCGCTGCGTCTACGCAGGGGCAGCAAGGCTTCGGCTGGTATTCCGGGTCGAGCAATCCGTGGCACGACCCGAACGGTTTCGCCGAAAGCGTCGGATCTTCGCTGTCGAGCACGATCAGTTCGGCATCGACGGCGCCCGGCTCGAGCAGCGGCTCGGGCGGCGGCGGGTCGTCAGGTGGCGGCGGCGGCGGAGGCGGTGGCGGCGGGTGGTAA
- a CDS encoding GNAT family N-acetyltransferase, giving the protein MIREAPRIETERLVLRHWRKDDFRPWHAILSEPEVHKHFGPQPISAEDCFRRLTAAVGGWQWNGFGTWAVERKTDGKLVGNVGPFTAWRDLDPCFGEEPEMGWIFSSDTHGTGMASEACRAAISWIEANLQPTPLWAIIAPANEPSLRLAAKLGFERLHDTPYQGEPTAVLRRPAWA; this is encoded by the coding sequence TTGATCCGCGAAGCACCGCGGATCGAAACGGAACGGCTTGTCCTGCGCCACTGGCGCAAGGACGACTTTCGGCCGTGGCACGCGATCCTGAGCGAGCCCGAGGTGCACAAGCATTTCGGGCCGCAGCCGATCAGCGCCGAAGATTGCTTCCGGCGCCTGACCGCAGCCGTCGGCGGGTGGCAGTGGAACGGCTTCGGCACCTGGGCGGTCGAGCGCAAGACGGACGGCAAGCTCGTCGGCAATGTCGGTCCATTCACTGCTTGGCGCGATCTTGACCCCTGCTTCGGCGAGGAGCCGGAGATGGGCTGGATCTTTTCGAGCGACACCCATGGGACCGGCATGGCTTCGGAGGCGTGCCGGGCAGCGATTTCCTGGATCGAGGCCAACCTCCAGCCCACGCCCTTGTGGGCGATCATTGCGCCGGCCAACGAACCGAGCCTGAGGCTTGCGGCGAAGCTAGGGTTCGAGCGGCTCCACGACACCCCGTATCAGGGCGAACCGACCGCGGTGCTACGCCGCCCGGCCTGGGCTTAG
- the rpmE gene encoding 50S ribosomal protein L31, with protein MKSDTHPDYHMITVEMTDGTKFQTRSTWGKEGDTLHLEIDPKVHPAWTGGTRQVQEGGQVARFNKRFGGLSLTKK; from the coding sequence ATGAAGTCCGATACGCATCCCGATTATCACATGATCACCGTCGAAATGACGGACGGGACCAAGTTCCAGACCCGCTCGACCTGGGGCAAGGAAGGGGACACCCTCCACCTCGAGATCGACCCGAAGGTGCACCCGGCATGGACCGGCGGCACGCGACAGGTCCAGGAAGGCGGCCAAGTCGCGCGCTTCAACAAGCGCTTCGGCGGCCTCTCTCTCACTAAGAAATAA
- a CDS encoding DUF6580 family putative transport protein: MTSNHTRLLVLLAAIGAAAALRLVPHPPNFTPIGAMALFSGAYLGRRALAFLAPLGALLLSDLVLGFYAGMTVVYLATALAVLVGWSLANRQSALRIGGAALASSVLFFVITNFAMWLNSGFYPRTAAGLAECYVAAIPFFQNSLAGDLFYSALLFGGFALLQRMVPQLRAGEPQAA, translated from the coding sequence ATGACCAGCAACCATACCCGCTTGCTTGTGCTCCTCGCCGCGATCGGCGCAGCAGCCGCTTTGCGCCTCGTGCCGCACCCGCCGAACTTCACGCCGATCGGCGCCATGGCATTGTTCAGCGGCGCCTATCTCGGCCGCCGAGCGCTAGCGTTCCTCGCGCCGCTGGGGGCGCTGCTGCTCAGCGACCTCGTCCTCGGCTTCTACGCCGGCATGACGGTCGTCTATCTCGCGACGGCACTTGCGGTGCTCGTCGGCTGGAGCCTGGCCAACCGCCAGAGCGCGCTTCGCATCGGCGGCGCCGCGCTTGCGAGCTCCGTCCTTTTCTTCGTGATCACCAACTTCGCGATGTGGCTCAACAGCGGCTTCTATCCTCGCACCGCCGCAGGCCTCGCCGAATGCTATGTCGCGGCAATCCCGTTCTTCCAGAACAGCCTCGCCGGCGACCTTTTCTATTCGGCGCTGCTGTTCGGCGGCTTTGCGCTGCTGCAGCGGATGGTGCCGCAGCTGAGGGCGGGGGAGCCGCAGGCCGCCTGA